GCATTCACATGTTGCAGTTCAGAGCATGTCCGCACGCATCTCTGGCAGCGAACACATTTGCTGTCATCTTTTTCAATTGACCAGGATGAGCGGTCAATTTTCATACTCTCCGGTTTGAGAATACTCATATATATATCGTTATCAATATTATATTCAGATGATAATGACTGTAATTCACAATTTGTACTTCTGTAGCATGTTGTACACTGAGTATTATGCTCGGAAACAAGCAGGGCAATAATATCTTTTCTTGCGGCACGAACTTTTGGAGTGCTTGTTTTGATTTTCATTCCCTGCTCGCACGGTACGGCACAGGATGCCAAAAGAGTGCGGTATCCTTCTGCTTCGACAACACAAACGCGGCAATTTCCAGCTACACACAAATCTTCGTGGTAGCATAAAGTCGGAATTCTGATATTAACTTTTTTAGCGGCTTCAAGAATTGAAGTACCTTTTGTTACGCTAACATCAATTCCGTTTATCGTTAAGCTGATTATACTTTCCATAATTTTATTTTCTTTTAAATTTTTTGAACAAATTAATAAATCATCTCTTCACGGAAATTCTCAACAATAGATGAGAATGAGTTAGCGACCGACTGACCAAGTCCACATTTAGCGGTAATCTTCATAGTTTCGGTAAGTTGGAGTAGTTGTTCCAAATACTCAGGAGTTTTAATTCCGCGTTTGACGGCATCAATACCTTTTTTGAGTTGCTGACATCCTACTCTGCAAGGTGTACATTGTCCGCATGATTCTTCTTCAAAAAATTCGAGATAATTTTCCAGTACATGATACATTGAGCGTGAAGAATTGAATATCATCATCGAACCGCCGGTTGGTAGATTATCTCCGTCAAGTCCGGCTTTGAATCCAATTGTTGTTTTGCTGAATTTCTTACGTGGTACGCAGAATCCTGAAGCACCTCCCACCTGAACTGCTTTTGTATCGCCATCGCCAAATTCTCGAACAAATTCTTCCAATGACAATCCAAATTCAAGGTCATATATGCCCGGGCGTGGTGTATCACCTGATACGGAGAAAAGTTTAGAACCGTGGGAATCAAGAATACCGAGTTTCTTAAACTGGTCTGGTCCGATTTTGCAAACCATCATCGCAGAGACTAAAGTCTCAACATTATTTACAACAGTTGGTTTTCCGAAAAGTCCATGATTAGTTGGAAACGGAGGTTTATTTCTCGGTTCTCCGCGTCGCCCTTCAATAGAGTTCAGAAGTGCAGTTTCTTCACCACAAACATAAGCACCGCTTCCGAGGAAAATTTCAATACGAAAATCAAGACCTAATTTATCGCAATGCTCGTGAAACTCTTCAATCTCCACATTCAGTTGTGGAACTAGAAACTTATATTCTCCGCGAAGGTAAATATAACCTTTTTTAGCACCAATAACCTTAGCGCAAATTCCCATACCTGACAGTACTTTTCTTGGTACTTTGGTTAGAATTTCTCTGTCCTTGAATGTGCCCGGTTCGCCTTCATCCGCGTTACAAATGACATATTTTTCTTCACTTTCTGCCTGTGCAGCAAACTTCCACTTCAGCCCTGTAAGGAAGCCCGCTCCACCTCGTCCTTTAAGTCCTGAATCTATCAAATCTTTGATTAATTCGGCATTTGGACGGTCCATAACACTGCCAAGAATTTTATACTTTTCGGGGTGATAATTGCCCAGAATTACATCTACTCTTTTTAATCTTTCTGACATATCTCACCTCTTTAATTTTTATTTTTATAAAATGTGATAATATCCCTGACACGATCCGGAGTCAGGTCTGTATATACATCATCATTGATGAGCATAGCAGGTCCCATGTGACACCAGCCAAGGCAATTGGTATAAAGCAAAGAAAACTTTCTGTTTAAAGTCGTTTCACCGACTTTGATTTTCAAAAGATTTTCCAGAGTTTCAATTATTTGCGATTTGTTGTGCATATCACAGACAATCGTTTTGCATACTCTTATAACAAACTTACCGCGAGGTACAGTATCAATAAAAGTATAGAAAGTGGCTTTCCCATATACATCCGCGGTGGATACATCCAACTGCGTAGCAATTTCGACCATTGCATCATCCGAAATATAGTGCTCGTGGCGTTGAACATCCTGCAATATTGGCAGGAGTGATTCACGTCCCGAACCGTGGGTAGCGACTAATCTTTCGACTAATTCTTTAGTATGTGGCATTAAGTAACTCCTTTTAGGAATTTGGCTAATATATTATTTAGGAATACCTGATATTACTTTTTAATTAAATCGCATTTTTTTCACAACTAATTTAATAATATGTTACGAATTATCCAAATAAAATATGAAAAATAGCATAAATATATTATAATTATCATTATAATGTGATTTTATTAGCATAACAAGTGTAACTTTCTAAATAAAAATGCTTTATTTAGAAAATGAAAGGAATTCTGAAATATTATAAAATCTGTTTTTTTCATGAACTTGCAATTTCTTAAAAAATTGCTAATTTATAAATTCTATTGCAATATTGCTTTACTTCAAAATTATCAATATTAAAGAATAAAAAATTCACAGCGGTTTAAATACTTAGAAATTAGCTATCGAAAAACAAGTTTCAAGTAGTAGGCGTATCTATTTAAATATCAGAAATTTGCATATCTTGAAAAAAATTCGTATTTTTGTAACCAAATGTTCTTTTAATTTAAAATAAGTGGGTCAATATGGCAGTATCTACTACCAGAAAAAGATCACGTAGAGCTAAGTATATAACACTCTACTCACCGTTTCTTATGAAAGAAACAAAACATGAACTTATTGGCGAGCCAATCGAAACCGAAACAGGCAGACACCAATGGGCTAGATGTACTAAAAGCCGCCACTCGCAACTTGTAAATTTAGATGCAATTGAAGTGGATACAGATAAATCTAAAGCGGTCGTACATATTTCGAGAGAAGATGCCCGTAAATATTCTCCTAAGGAAGAATACAGCATTGGTGATGTCATTTATCATTCTGTATGGGATGATGTCGGTATCGTCAGGTCTAAAGAGGTTACAAGTAACGGGGGCAATGCTATTATCGTTCAGTTCGAGAACCTTAGCGAAAAGAAATTGATTGAAAATTTATCAAACTGATTTTTTAAATTTTATTTAGCCATTTGAAAGGTAGGTGAATTAATAGTGATAGGCGTAACTATTCAAGGCAATGAAAATATTGACAGAGCTTTGAAACGTTTCAAGAAAAAATACGAACGCTCCGGCGTTCTCCGCGAGTTTAAAAAACGTACTGCGTTCATGAAACCTTCTGTCGAGAAACGTATGGCGAGAATTAAAGCTGCTCGCAGGCAACACCGCTTTTCTATGGATGCTGATTAATACTATATTCAGTATTCAGATAATTGTGCCTCTTGCTTAATAAAAGCAAGAGGCTTTTTTATTCTAAGAAATATACTTCTCAATTTTGCTTCGCCTGTTTCTGAAATATTAAGTAGAAATTTATTAAATTCGTCCTCAAATCTTGGTTTGTGAAA
This window of the Ignavibacteriota bacterium genome carries:
- the nuoE gene encoding NADH-quinone oxidoreductase subunit NuoE, which gives rise to MPHTKELVERLVATHGSGRESLLPILQDVQRHEHYISDDAMVEIATQLDVSTADVYGKATFYTFIDTVPRGKFVIRVCKTIVCDMHNKSQIIETLENLLKIKVGETTLNRKFSLLYTNCLGWCHMGPAMLINDDVYTDLTPDRVRDIITFYKNKN
- the rpsU gene encoding 30S ribosomal protein S21 — protein: MIGVTIQGNENIDRALKRFKKKYERSGVLREFKKRTAFMKPSVEKRMARIKAARRQHRFSMDAD
- a CDS encoding NADH-quinone oxidoreductase subunit E; the encoded protein is MSERLKRVDVILGNYHPEKYKILGSVMDRPNAELIKDLIDSGLKGRGGAGFLTGLKWKFAAQAESEEKYVICNADEGEPGTFKDREILTKVPRKVLSGMGICAKVIGAKKGYIYLRGEYKFLVPQLNVEIEEFHEHCDKLGLDFRIEIFLGSGAYVCGEETALLNSIEGRRGEPRNKPPFPTNHGLFGKPTVVNNVETLVSAMMVCKIGPDQFKKLGILDSHGSKLFSVSGDTPRPGIYDLEFGLSLEEFVREFGDGDTKAVQVGGASGFCVPRKKFSKTTIGFKAGLDGDNLPTGGSMMIFNSSRSMYHVLENYLEFFEEESCGQCTPCRVGCQQLKKGIDAVKRGIKTPEYLEQLLQLTETMKITAKCGLGQSVANSFSSIVENFREEMIY